The Epilithonimonas zeae genome contains a region encoding:
- a CDS encoding MFS transporter, which produces MQAPKNRNIRWFMLSMVFLATTINYLDRQVMGLLKPVLEKEFSWDEKDYSYIVMAFTTTYAIGYLAMGRFIDRVGTKIGYAVSLIVWSLASIGHGFVKSTVGFLIARSTLGISEAGNFPAAIKSVAEWFPKKERALATGIFNSGATVGAILAPLLVPFILGHYGWRQTFVWIGALGLLWIVLWWRFYNIPEKTKNLSQEELQYIKSDQAGQTEVPSKVPLSELLKYKVTWAFAIGKILTDPIWYFFMFWLPAYFSDVFKMDLTKPSIPLIIIYSGTTIGSIGGGYLSSLLIKKGWAIGRARSFTMLLFALMVVPVMFSKYVDNMWMITIIIALATAAHQGWGANLMTTVGDKLPNNYVSSVIGFGGMLGSAAGILFPLFIGIVLDTFKKAGNINGGYNIIFFIAGVSYIAAWGIIWLINRNTTVNSVSEKKI; this is translated from the coding sequence ATGCAGGCTCCTAAAAACCGAAATATCAGATGGTTTATGCTGTCTATGGTCTTTCTAGCTACTACGATCAATTATCTCGACCGTCAGGTAATGGGTTTGCTGAAACCTGTTCTTGAAAAAGAATTCAGCTGGGACGAGAAGGATTACAGCTACATCGTGATGGCTTTTACGACTACTTATGCCATCGGATATCTCGCAATGGGACGTTTTATCGACAGGGTCGGAACTAAAATCGGATATGCCGTTTCTTTGATAGTCTGGAGTTTAGCATCTATCGGACACGGTTTTGTGAAAAGTACGGTCGGTTTTTTAATCGCAAGAAGTACTTTGGGAATTAGTGAAGCAGGAAATTTCCCAGCAGCAATAAAATCTGTCGCCGAATGGTTTCCGAAAAAAGAACGAGCTTTGGCGACGGGAATTTTTAACTCAGGTGCAACGGTTGGAGCTATTTTAGCGCCACTCTTAGTTCCTTTTATTTTAGGTCATTACGGCTGGAGACAAACTTTTGTCTGGATTGGTGCATTGGGTCTGTTATGGATTGTTTTGTGGTGGAGATTTTACAATATTCCGGAAAAAACTAAAAATCTTAGCCAAGAAGAACTTCAATACATCAAAAGCGATCAGGCTGGACAAACGGAAGTACCGTCTAAAGTTCCACTTTCAGAATTATTAAAATATAAAGTAACTTGGGCTTTTGCCATCGGAAAAATCCTTACCGATCCGATTTGGTATTTCTTTATGTTCTGGCTGCCTGCGTATTTTTCAGACGTTTTTAAAATGGATTTGACCAAACCTTCCATTCCACTAATCATTATTTACAGCGGAACCACGATTGGAAGTATTGGTGGCGGTTATCTGTCTTCATTATTAATTAAAAAAGGCTGGGCGATCGGAAGAGCGAGAAGTTTTACAATGTTACTGTTCGCCTTGATGGTAGTTCCGGTAATGTTTTCAAAATATGTCGACAATATGTGGATGATTACGATTATCATTGCTTTGGCAACAGCTGCGCATCAAGGTTGGGGAGCAAATCTGATGACAACAGTCGGAGACAAATTACCCAATAATTATGTGAGTTCGGTCATCGGTTTTGGCGGAATGCTCGGTTCTGCAGCCGGAATTCTTTTCCCACTTTTCATCGGGATTGTTTTGGATACATTCAAAAAAGCGGGAAATATCAATGGTGGTTACAATATCATATTTTTCATAGCTGGTGTTTCTTACATTGCAGCTTGGGGAATTATTTGGTTGATTAATAGAAATACGACCGTAAATTCTGTCTCAGAAAAGAAAATTTAA